A single window of Acinetobacter wuhouensis DNA harbors:
- a CDS encoding superoxide dismutase, whose amino-acid sequence MTTITLPALPYGYEDLAPHISKETLEFHHDKHHNTYVVNLNNLIKGTDLEGKTLEEIIVAVAGDASKAGVFNNAAQVWNHTFYWNCLAKNGGGAATGALAAKIDEAFGSYEKFAEEFAAAATTQFGSGWAWLVADKVNGELSILKTSNADTPLAHGKVAVLTIDVWEHAYYIDFRNARPAYIKTFLESLVNWDYANAKYAGQAAGVEK is encoded by the coding sequence ATGACAACCATTACTTTACCTGCGCTACCATACGGCTACGAAGATCTTGCTCCTCACATCAGCAAAGAAACTTTAGAATTCCACCACGACAAACACCACAATACTTATGTTGTTAACTTAAACAACTTAATCAAAGGTACTGACCTTGAAGGTAAAACTTTAGAAGAAATCATCGTTGCTGTTGCTGGCGATGCTTCTAAAGCAGGTGTTTTCAATAACGCGGCTCAAGTATGGAACCACACATTCTACTGGAACTGTTTGGCTAAAAACGGTGGTGGTGCTGCGACTGGCGCTTTGGCTGCTAAAATCGACGAAGCTTTCGGTTCTTATGAAAAATTTGCTGAAGAATTTGCTGCTGCTGCAACAACTCAATTCGGTTCAGGTTGGGCTTGGTTAGTTGCTGACAAAGTAAATGGCGAACTTTCTATCCTTAAAACTTCAAATGCAGATACTCCACTTGCTCACGGTAAAGTTGCAGTATTAACAATCGACGTTTGGGAACACGCTTACTACATCGACTTCCGTAATGCACGTCCAGCTTACATCAAAACTTTCCTTGAAAGCCTTGTAAACTGGGACTATGCAAATGCTAAATATGCTGGTCAAGCTGCTGGCGTTGAAAAATAA